CCAACACGCCGGTGACGAACACCACGAGCGGAAGGATCGAATTCGAGAGATCTCTCAAAAACCCATCCACTATCTGCGCTATTTCTGCCATTTTAATATGCCTCCGGATCAAGCTCGAATATCAGCTCCCCACCCGAAAATGCACGCACTAACCCATCGCTTTCGGATAATACGATAGCGATGGCGTTCGTATCACGGGTGATCGCACCCGCAGCCATGTGGCGCGTGCCCAACCCTTTCGGAATGTCGACGCCCTCCGCAGCCGGTTCGAGATACCGATAGGCAGAGACGATCTTTCCGGAATCAGAGATCACGAAGGCGCCGTCCAGCCGCGAAAATTCCTTCAACATCACGTCGACGATCGGATCCCCGACGTGTACGTGTGATTTCTCGAAGGGATTGTACGACAGAGACCGCGATTTGTTCATCACCTTTCCGGCGTCACCGACTACGAACAATGCTCCGACTGGTTTGCCTTTCTGGCCTTTCTTTCCGAGTCCGATCACGACCTCCAACACGTTTCGGATGACCGATGGCTCAGCCCGGGAGTTAACGAACAGATCGTAGATGCCTGTGTGTGTGAACTCTCCTGCTCGAATACGGATCACTGAATCGATGCCATCATCAAAGAGATTCATCGCACAGAGAATGATCGTACCCGTGTCGATGTACTCTTGATCGATCCCTCCTTCCATCCCGAATCGGATCCGCTCTTTGATGTCGTTAAACTCGATCGGTAACTCGATGAATAGCTCCGCTCCAACCGTGTTCTCCACTGCCACCACGATGACCGGTACGTCGGACTCATCGACGATCGTTTCGTAGTCAGCGGTGCTCGGGGAGAACAAAAACACGGCATCGATATCCGCGACGAGATCCGTCACTACCCCCCCCAGTCCAGACATACTGTGTCTCTACTGTTGATGGAGGCGCGATACAGGAAAACCTTTCCGGCCGATTCTGCCACGTCTTCACGAGCCACACCCCTCTCAGCGTCCGTTCGTCGGCTCCGTGGCGTCGGTTTCTCGTTCGGACAACAGTTGTTTTGCCTCTCGAAGGAGTCCATCGAGAATTTCGGGTGTGGTCGGATGATAGGCGCGGTCGGGGATGTTCTCGACATCCATCTCGTTTTCGATGACGATCTGCATCGTCTTCGCCATCACGTCGGCGTGATAGTGAAGTCCTTGGTAGCCGAGCACCGTGCCATCGGTGTTGACGACGAGTCGCGCGAGTCCTTCTGGCGCGTCTTTTGTGGTGAAAACGCCGTCATCGTTGGCGTGCCGGTCGACTGTGATGTGCTCGATGTTAGCCGTGCGGGCCGACGCTGCAGTGTGTCCGACGCGGACGATCGGATACACGCCGAGCCCGGCAAACACCACTCGATGAGTCACGTTCTCGTAGGATCGCAGACTCCGACCGTCCCGATGCCGAAGGATGTTGTCAGCCGCTCTGTGTCCCTGTTCTTTGGCCACATGGAGGATCGGTTCTCTGTCGTTCGCGTCCCCAACGACAAACGTGCGCTCGTCATCGCGGGTTTGCATCGTGTCTTGAACCCACTCTCCGCTCGGTTCGATCGCCGTCCGTTCGAGCCTGAGTCCGTCGAGTGCGGGCTGTCGACCCGTGAACACGAACAGCTCCTCGGCATCGATCGTCCGTGTCGTGCCCCCCTCCTCGACAGTCAGCCGAACGCCCTGTTCGGTCGTTTCGAGTGCTCTTTCGCGCGTGTTCGTTCGGATATCGACATCGAACTTCTCACGATACAGCGATAGGAGCTCGTCTCCGAACAGCGCGTCGTGGCCGTCCAGCGGACGATCGTCGTGTTCGATCACCGTCAGATCGACATCACCCGCTTCGGCCAGATACGGAACCAGCTCGATTCCGACAGCACCAAACCCCATCACGATTCCTGAATCGGGGAACCCGGTCGCATCGAGTACGTCCGCACTAGTCATGAATTCGACGTCGTCAATCCCCGGTAGCTCTGGGATCGATGGTTTCGAACCCGTGGCAACGACGACGTAATCCGGTGTGATCTCTCTTTCGCCGACCGCTACTGTGTGGTCGTCGACGAACTGCGCTGTATCGTGGATGAACTCGACTCCCGTTTGGTCCGTGAGTTTCCGAACAGCTTCGCGTCGGTGTGCACCGAACTCCGCTACGTGTTCGTCTTTGGTTTCGACGGTCCGCTCGAGCGCCACGGACGGTATCGACGCTGAGAGACGGTCGTCGTGACGAGCCTGAAACCGGTGGGCAGCCGCAGATAACACCTCTTTCGACGGCATACATCCCCGGAGAATACAGAGTCCACCGGGCTCGTCGTCGTCCACAAGCGTGAGTCGAACGTCGGCGTCCGCGAGCGCGTTTGCGACGGCTACCCCGGCACTTCCGTAGGCCCCGATGATGAGGACGTGTGTCACACAGAAAGAGGACACTGCCAGGCGTTTAGTTATACCGGGGGATGGCCAACCAGCAGCGGGGGAGTGTCAACGCACTATCCTACACCTGGGAACTGATCTCCACCGCCACATCGGATTGTATCCACGCGCGGTGGTTGTTCGGGTCGTATATCACTACCTCACCGTCTTCGAGTTCGAGAACGATACAGTCCTGCTCGGTGTCATCGCCGTTCGTGCCGTCGTATGTTCGTGTACTCATTGTCCTGTCGTGCCGGGCGGATTGTTTCCATGTCCTAGTATACCACAAGATAATATAAGCTTTCAGTAACCGGAAGGTTAATGGGGGTATAATGTTAATTGATAGCACTACACAAAATTATTTGAGCGGGCGACTTTCGCTTCCGACTCGCTTTGTGTTATACAGGAGCCGTATCGTGGTATGGAGGAATTACTTCGTTTATCTCAGGCCGTGGTGCGGGTATCAGATTCGATGTCGTCGATCTTCACGAACCCGTACCCACACTCCGGGCATCTCCACTTCGTTTTCTCGCCCAGTTGGACGAGCGTACTCGCCGTTCGGTAGAAGTTGTGTGTTTCCTCACAAGACGGGCAGTAATGTTCGATTTCCAGACTCATAGTTTCTCTTGTTGGACCGTCCACTTCACGCTTTCCACGTGATGAAGCGTCGTGTTTTTCCCGCTACGAGCCGGAACTGACGATAGCGATGGCCCGCTACCACATCGAGACGTACGGTTGCACGGCCAACCGTGGTGAGAGCCGCCAGATCGAGCGGCTGCTCCGCGATGGGGGACATCACCCGGTTGACGGTCCCGAGGAGGCCGACGTTGCGATCCTCAACACGTGTACCGTTGTCGAGAAAACCGAGCGCAACATGCTGACGCGGGCCAAAGAGCTCGAATCGGAGACGGCAGATCTCATCGTCACGGGCTGTATGGCGCTCGCTCAAGGTGAGCTGTTCGAGGGCATCGACGCGGAGGTGCTCCACTGGGATGCGGTTCCGACTGCCATTCGAAACGGTGAGTGTCCGACGACGACACCGGGCACGGAACCGGTGTTGGACGGCGTGGTAGGAATCCTCCCGATCGCCCGGGGCTGTATGAGCGACTGTTCCTACTGTATCACCAAGAAAGCTACCGGGAAGATCGACAGTCCGCCGGTCGAGGAGAACGTCGAGAAAGCCCGTGCGCTCGTTCACGCGGGAGCCAAAGAACTCCGTATCACGGGGCAGGACACAGGGGTGTACGGATGGGATACGGGCGAACGCAAGCTCCACACCCTGCTCGAACGGATCTGTGACATCGACGCTGACTTTCGCGTTCGCGTCGGAATGGCCAACCCCAAGGGACTACACGGCATCCGCGATGAACTCGCTTCGGTGTTCGCCAACAACGAGAAGCTGTACAACTTCATCCACGCTCCCGTTCAGTCGGGTAGCAACGACGTTCTCGGTGACATGCGCCGCCAGCATCAGGTTCAGGAGTTCGTCGAAGTGGTCGAAACGTTCGATTCGGCGCTCGACCACTGGACGCTCTCGACGGACTTCATCGTCGGCTTCCCGAGCGAAACCGACGCCGACTACAGGCAGAGTCTCGCGTTGTTGCGCGAGGTCCGTCCCGAAAAGATCAACGTGACACGCTTTTCCAAACGTCCCGGGACCGACGCCGCACAGCGTAAGGGTCTCGGCGGTACGATCAAGAAAGAACGCTCTTCGGAGATGGTCGAAGAGAAAATGGAGATCGTCGGCGACGCCTACCGCGACATGGTGGGAGAACGCCACGAGGTGCTCGTCGTCGAGCAGGGCACGGGCGATTCGGTGAAATGTTACGACGAAGCCTACCGACAGGTCATCATCAAAAACGCCACCGAGCACGATATCCAACCGGGCGAGTTCGTGACGGTTGAGATCACCAGCGCCGAAACGGTGTACTGCTTTGGCGAACCCGTTTCCGTTTGCGTTTCCGAGTGATCGTTTCGGCCGTTTCGATCGTTCCGCTCACACAACGGTTATCCAACCGTTTCCATCACTCTATTCCGTTCGTATCAGTTCCGTCAGTATAGCTGTCATCGGTGTCCTTCCACTCACCGAGTTCCTTCGGGTCGAGATGCACGAACACGTCGTCGACTTCGGGGATATCCCGAATCGATTCGACGACGTCGGTTTCGATGTCGTGGGCGTCGGTGAGCGACCGATTTCCTTCTATTTCGAGATGGAGGCTCACGTCAACCTCGGGTCCCACGTGGTGTGGTACGACGTCGTGAACCCCGTGGACATCGGGGTGTGAGAGTGCCCGGTCGATGATCTCCTCACGGAGTTCCTCGGGTGGTGCGACTCCGATGAGATAGCCGACGTTGTCGACCACGATCTCGATGCCCGTATACATGATCCCAAGGGAAACGACAGCCCCAGCCACCGGGTCGAGCACCGGCCAGCCGACGCTCGCGCCGAGAACCCCGATCAATGCCGCGAGTGCGGTGAGAACGTCGGCGCGATTGTCCAGCGCCGTTGCTTCGATGGCTGGAGAGTGGTACGTTCGGCTCATCCGGAGGCAGTACCGATAGAGAAGGTATTTCACGCCTGCAGCCCCTCCAAGCACGGCGATCGCGGGCAGTCCACCGACAGCGACAGCTCCCGTTTCGATGGACTGGACTGCGTTGTAGAGCACGGCGACTCCAGCGATGAGGATTCCGAGCGCGACGAACAACGAGACGAACGGCTCGATCCGCTCGTGTCCGTGAGGGTGGTCGGGATCCGGTGGCTGTGTCGTCACGTACAAGCCCCAAACGACGACGAGACTGTACACCCCATCAGCGAGACTGTTTACCGCTTCCGACCCGACTGCGATCGATCCCGTCGCAAGATACACCCCACCCTTAGCTACCACGAGGATAGCGTTGACTCCCAACACGAGGAGTCCGACGCGTCGAAGGGCTGTGGTTCGATTCATCGTCCGTATGTGTCATCTAGTTCGACCGTCGTTCACTCTCTTCGTTCGATCCCGACCGCGCCCGCACCGGTGGTATCGGTCCCGTTCTGTGTGGTGAACGCCTCGTACAGACGGTCGTAGGTGTTCTCGATGGCCTCGACGATGACTTTCGTATCGCCGATGACGGGCATGAAGTTCGTATCCTCTTCCCACCGGGGTACGACATGGGTGTGGAGATGGTCACTGATCGAACCGCCAGCTCCGTGGCCGAGGTTACACCCCATGTTGAATCCGTCCGGATCGAAGGTTTGTTCGAGTGCGGCGAGCGTCCGCTGTTTCAACCGGGCGTGGTCGAGCAACACCGAATCCGATAGCTCACCGTACTCACCCGTGTGTGTCTCCGGGATGACCATCACGTGACCCGGATTGTACGGATAGTTGTTGAGCAACACGTACGCGTGCTCGCTCCGAGCGACGATCCGACTCTCCCGGTCCTGTTCGGCCGTCGGGAGTTCACAGAAGACACAGCCGCCGTCTTCGTCCTCGTCTCGCTCGACCCATTCGATTCGCCACGGCGCGAACACCTGTTCCATGACCGTTTTCCGTCCCACGAGCCGTTAAGCATAGCGTACCGTTCTTGCGAGATACCCATGCCTATTTAAACATAATGGCCCATTCGGATCCGTTTTCCGTCAGACCGTTTTAGAAACGGTTCTAAACGCTCTCAACGGAACTAGAACGATTACCACCAAAATCGGCTTCCGTAATGCGAAAATCGATGTGAACTACCCCCAACGGAAATGGGTTTTTATACCCGTTAGTCTGGTAGCAGTGATCGATGAAAGCCTCCAAGCAGCAGTCGAAGCAGGCGGATGTCCACGAGATGTGTTCGGCGTGCGGACGCGAAACGCCTCACGACGTATCTGTCAAGATCCTCACTGAGAGCAGCAAGCCAGAAAACGCGCAGTTTTCTCGTGAACCGTATCGCGTTAGCGTCTGTCAGATCTGTGGTTCGGAAACGTCGCTTCGGATGAACAACGCCTAAACCGTTCTGAGGAAATTCCGGACGATCTCGTGGCCCGCGTTCGTAAGCACGCTTTCGGGATGGAACTGGACGCAGCTGATCGGGTGCTCGCGGTGACGAACACCCATCACTAGATCGGCTGTTTCATGGGCTACTTCCGTGGTGGCTGTCACTTCGAAACACGCTGGTACGTCCGTGGCAACGAGTGAGTGATAGCGTCCGCCGCGGATCGGATTGGGAAGTCCCTCGAATACGCCCTTCTCGTCGTGTTCGACTGGGACCGCTTTGCCGTGGATCGGTTGGGGTGCGTGATCGACCGTGCCGTCGTAGGCGTACACAGCGGCTTCCAGTCCGAGACAGATACCGAGCGTCGACACGGTGGTGCTCAATTCAGTGAGAACGTCGAGCGTGACGCCGACGTCTCGGTCGTTTTTTGGGTGTCCTGGGCCGGGACTGAGCACGATCGCATCCGGTTCGAGTGCACGGATGTCTTCGAGCGAGGCGGTGTTACGAACCACCTCGGTGGTCGCGTACTGGCTCACGTACTCGACGAGATTGTACGTGAACGAATCGAAATTATCGATGAAACAGACGTGCTTTCCCGTTTCTGCTGGTCGTTGGGTCGTCATCGTGGTGGCTCTCGTTCCGGTTGGCGTGATTCAGTCGTCTCGGCTTCGATCGCTTCGAGTGCAGTCAGTACGCCGTTCATCTTCTGTTCGGTCTCTTCGTATTCGGCGGTCGGATCGCTGTCGGCGACGATTCCAGCGCCCGCTTGGACCGTGATGCGGTCCTCCGACGCCCCGGTGTCGTTGCCCGCCTGTTCGATCGTCGCGGTTCGGATGACGATCGCCAGATCCGCGTCACCATTCCACGAGTAGTACCCGAGTCCACCACCGTAGACGCCACGCGGTTGTGACTCGAGTGCGTCGATGAGCTCCATCGCACGGATCTTCGGAGCCCCAGTCAGCGTTCCGGCGGGGAAGGCCGCGCGCGTCGCATCGAACGCATTCGCGTCCTCGGCGAGCGTTCCGGTGACAGTGCTCTCGATGTGCTGGACGTGGCTGTATTTGAAGACGTTCATGAACTCTTCGACCGACACGCTGCCCGGCTTGCTCACACGCCGAACGTCGTTGCGAGCCAGATCCACGAGCATCGTGTGCTCTGCGCGCTCCTTTTCATCAGCAAGCATCTCACCCGCCAGCCGCCGATCCTCGACGGGGCTATCCCCACGATCACACGTTCCCGCGAGCGGATACATCGCCACTGTCTCGTGTTGGACCGACACGAGCGTTTCCGGACTAGCGCCGACGATCGTGCTGTCACCTCGATCGAGCACATACATGTACGGTGATGGATTGATCTCTCTGAGCGCGCTGTACAGCCCGAGAGGATCGATCTCACCCGAAACGTCTCGCCGTCGAGAGATGACGCCCTGATAGATGTCTCCATCGAGCACGTGTTCTTTGGCCTTCCGTACAGCCCGTTCGTACGTCGTCTTGCTCCCCGCACATGAGTCCACACGTTCGACGCCGCCGGTCTCGATATCATCGGCCGTCCGCAGCTGCCGAGTCACTCGGGTTGCTTCCGAACGAAGCGCGGTGTACAGCGCGTTCGCGTCCTCATCAGGACGCACCACCGGCGTGAATACGAGCTCAAGGCTGTCAGTGCACTGATCGAACACGAGCGTCGAATCACTCAGGACGAACGCCGCATCGGGCACTCGCGTTTCGGGACGGTCGTAGTCCAGCTCCGACAGGAAGAGATCGTACACTGCGTCGTAGGCGAGCACCCCGACCAACCCGCCGTCCAACCGTCGCCGGGATCGGTCCGGGAATCCACACAATCTCACGTCCGGTAGGACAGCGCTGAGCCTGTCGAGAACGTCCGTTCCCGTCGGATCAGGATCGAGCAGCCCTGTATAGCGATCGTCCAACAGATCGACGGTCACATCCGCGCCGCTTGCGGTGATAACAGCAGCCGGATCGTACCCGACGAACGAGTAGCGGGCGTGTCTGTCGTCGACTTCTGTGGCGGGTGCAAACGCTCCGTCGGGATCACTCGACGGCACCTTTTCCGCGCTTTCGAGCAAAAAGCCGTACTCTCCATGGTCATTCAACGTCGCATACGCCAGCAACGAAGAGACGTCAACATCGAGTGATGCTGCCACGCGGGCCACGACAGGGTCACCCTGATCGGTCGTCCATTCGATGAACTCCTCTCGCGAGCAGTCGAGCATCACTCCCGCTTCATCGGTAACGGATCGTGGGTCGGTCATGTCTTTGGATCAGTCGGTTTCGGTCTGTCGGTTCGTGTTCTGACCCGTTCGAGAAACGACCACACCGCAGCGGGATCTTTGCGTCCGCTACCGCGTTCGACGCCGCTGGCGACGTCGACCCCGTAGGGAGCGACCGTCTCGATCGCGTCACCGACGTTGTCGGGGGTGAGACCCCCGGCGAGCACGACGGGCGAATCGAGCGCCTCGACCCGATCGCGGGCGCGTTCCCAGTCGTGTGTTTCACCGGTTCCGCCGGCACCGACGTCGTCGAGCGAATCGACGACCAACGCGTCGGCCACTGGATCGTAGTCGGGGCTCTCGGTCGCTGTCACCGCAGCGATCATCGACACGTCCGTCTCATCGCCGAGCGCAGCGACGGCTGATGGGGGCAGCCCATGAACTTGCACCGCGTCCGGACCGATGCGATCGATCTGTTCGAGGGCGTCGCTCACGTCCTCGGGCATCGTCACGAGCACCGTACTCACGAACGGAGGCGTCGTCTCGACCAACGTCGCGGCCGTCTCCGCGGAAATCTCACGTGGGGTTTCCACCGGGACGTCATTGATGAATCCCACGGCGTCCGCACCGGCTGTAACCGCGAGATCCCGATCGGTGGCCGTCGTGAGTCCACAGATCTTCACCCGCGTTCGGCTGTTCGTGGTCGTCATTGGGCGACTGAGACCGACCGGAGTTCTTCGAGCACCGACTGGGCAGATCCTGACTCGATCGCTTCCCGAGCGCGGTGGACGCCCGCCTCGATGCTGTCCGCTTCTCCCGAGACGTAGATGGCTGCCCCGGCGTTTGCGAGCACGATATCGCGTTTTGGGCCGGTGCGTTCGCCAGTGACGATCTCTCGGAGTAGTTCCGCGTTCTCCTCTGGGGTTCCGCCTGCGACTCGTTCGATCGGTGCTCGGTCAAGACCGATATCGCCGGGCGTGAGCGTGTACTCCTCGGTCTCCTCGCCCGTAACCTCTGCCACCCGTGTTTTCCCGTGGATAGCGATTTCGTCCAGTCCGGGCCCGTGAACCACAAGCGCCCGCTCGACCGGGAGTCTGGTGAGCGCATGCGCCAGCGTTCCTACCAACTCCGGATCGTACACCCCGACGACTTGGGCGTCCGCCCCCGCGGGGTTCGTCAGCGGCCCGAGCACGTTGAAAATCGTCCGCATACCCAGCTCCCGCCGCGGCCCGATCACCGCCTTCATCGCCGGATGGAACACCGGCGCGTGCATGAAACCGATGCCGTGATCTTCGATCAACCGTTCGACGGTGGCCGGTTCGGCGGCTGCTGGTACGCAAAGCGCTTCGAGTACGTCCGTGCTTCCAGATGAGGAGGAAACGGAGTAGTTGCCGTGCTTGGCGACCGGAACGCCCGCACCACCGGCGACGATGGCGCTGGTCGTCGAGACGTTGATCGTGTCGTGATCGTCGCCCCCCGTTCCACACGTGTCCACCAGCGGTGTCCGATCGGGAGAGATCGTATGGGCAACCCCCCGCATTCCCTCCGCAAACCCCGCGATTTCGGCCTCCGTCTCACCTTTCGACCGTAGTCCGGCCAGCAACGCACCGATCTGTGTCGCCGTCGCGTCCTCGAACACGGCGCTCGCTACCGACCGAGCCTCCTTCTGTGTCAGATCCTCGCCGTCAGTCACACGCTCGATGTAGGTGTTCATAATGACCACTGATGATCGATATTGTCTTGCTTTGTCCAAATATGTACATTGCCTTAATACTGTCGGTAATGTGTGATATTAACTCACACTGTTCCGTGCGGCATCGATCCCGTCCGATCGGGCGGCGGGATTCGGAAAGGTTCAAGTATCCCTCTCCAGTACAGGGAAGTGTAAGCTAAAACGGGTTCGTGGTCTAGACTGGTTATGACACCTCCTTGACATGGAGGAGGCCGGCGGTTCAAATCCGCCCGAACCCATACAGTTTGTTTTTTGTTTT
The sequence above is drawn from the Halocatena salina genome and encodes:
- the dacZ gene encoding diadenylate cyclase DacZ; translation: MSGLGGVVTDLVADIDAVFLFSPSTADYETIVDESDVPVIVVAVENTVGAELFIELPIEFNDIKERIRFGMEGGIDQEYIDTGTIILCAMNLFDDGIDSVIRIRAGEFTHTGIYDLFVNSRAEPSVIRNVLEVVIGLGKKGQKGKPVGALFVVGDAGKVMNKSRSLSYNPFEKSHVHVGDPIVDVMLKEFSRLDGAFVISDSGKIVSAYRYLEPAAEGVDIPKGLGTRHMAAGAITRDTNAIAIVLSESDGLVRAFSGGELIFELDPEAY
- a CDS encoding dihydrolipoyl dehydrogenase family protein, encoding MTHVLIIGAYGSAGVAVANALADADVRLTLVDDDEPGGLCILRGCMPSKEVLSAAAHRFQARHDDRLSASIPSVALERTVETKDEHVAEFGAHRREAVRKLTDQTGVEFIHDTAQFVDDHTVAVGEREITPDYVVVATGSKPSIPELPGIDDVEFMTSADVLDATGFPDSGIVMGFGAVGIELVPYLAEAGDVDLTVIEHDDRPLDGHDALFGDELLSLYREKFDVDIRTNTRERALETTEQGVRLTVEEGGTTRTIDAEELFVFTGRQPALDGLRLERTAIEPSGEWVQDTMQTRDDERTFVVGDANDREPILHVAKEQGHRAADNILRHRDGRSLRSYENVTHRVVFAGLGVYPIVRVGHTAASARTANIEHITVDRHANDDGVFTTKDAPEGLARLVVNTDGTVLGYQGLHYHADVMAKTMQIVIENEMDVENIPDRAYHPTTPEILDGLLREAKQLLSERETDATEPTNGR
- a CDS encoding DUF7331 family protein, coding for MSTRTYDGTNGDDTEQDCIVLELEDGEVVIYDPNNHRAWIQSDVAVEISSQV
- a CDS encoding DUF7838 family putative zinc beta-ribbon protein, with product MSLEIEHYCPSCEETHNFYRTASTLVQLGEKTKWRCPECGYGFVKIDDIESDTRTTA
- a CDS encoding tRNA (N(6)-L-threonylcarbamoyladenosine(37)-C(2))-methylthiotransferase; translated protein: MARYHIETYGCTANRGESRQIERLLRDGGHHPVDGPEEADVAILNTCTVVEKTERNMLTRAKELESETADLIVTGCMALAQGELFEGIDAEVLHWDAVPTAIRNGECPTTTPGTEPVLDGVVGILPIARGCMSDCSYCITKKATGKIDSPPVEENVEKARALVHAGAKELRITGQDTGVYGWDTGERKLHTLLERICDIDADFRVRVGMANPKGLHGIRDELASVFANNEKLYNFIHAPVQSGSNDVLGDMRRQHQVQEFVEVVETFDSALDHWTLSTDFIVGFPSETDADYRQSLALLREVRPEKINVTRFSKRPGTDAAQRKGLGGTIKKERSSEMVEEKMEIVGDAYRDMVGERHEVLVVEQGTGDSVKCYDEAYRQVIIKNATEHDIQPGEFVTVEITSAETVYCFGEPVSVCVSE
- a CDS encoding cation diffusion facilitator family transporter, translating into MNRTTALRRVGLLVLGVNAILVVAKGGVYLATGSIAVGSEAVNSLADGVYSLVVVWGLYVTTQPPDPDHPHGHERIEPFVSLFVALGILIAGVAVLYNAVQSIETGAVAVGGLPAIAVLGGAAGVKYLLYRYCLRMSRTYHSPAIEATALDNRADVLTALAALIGVLGASVGWPVLDPVAGAVVSLGIMYTGIEIVVDNVGYLIGVAPPEELREEIIDRALSHPDVHGVHDVVPHHVGPEVDVSLHLEIEGNRSLTDAHDIETDVVESIRDIPEVDDVFVHLDPKELGEWKDTDDSYTDGTDTNGIE
- a CDS encoding HIT family protein; this translates as MEQVFAPWRIEWVERDEDEDGGCVFCELPTAEQDRESRIVARSEHAYVLLNNYPYNPGHVMVIPETHTGEYGELSDSVLLDHARLKQRTLAALEQTFDPDGFNMGCNLGHGAGGSISDHLHTHVVPRWEEDTNFMPVIGDTKVIVEAIENTYDRLYEAFTTQNGTDTTGAGAVGIERRE
- a CDS encoding DUF7835 family putative zinc beta-ribbon protein, translating into MKASKQQSKQADVHEMCSACGRETPHDVSVKILTESSKPENAQFSREPYRVSVCQICGSETSLRMNNA
- the trpG gene encoding anthranilate synthase component II, producing the protein MTTQRPAETGKHVCFIDNFDSFTYNLVEYVSQYATTEVVRNTASLEDIRALEPDAIVLSPGPGHPKNDRDVGVTLDVLTELSTTVSTLGICLGLEAAVYAYDGTVDHAPQPIHGKAVPVEHDEKGVFEGLPNPIRGGRYHSLVATDVPACFEVTATTEVAHETADLVMGVRHREHPISCVQFHPESVLTNAGHEIVRNFLRTV
- the trpE gene encoding anthranilate synthase component I; amino-acid sequence: MTDPRSVTDEAGVMLDCSREEFIEWTTDQGDPVVARVAASLDVDVSSLLAYATLNDHGEYGFLLESAEKVPSSDPDGAFAPATEVDDRHARYSFVGYDPAAVITASGADVTVDLLDDRYTGLLDPDPTGTDVLDRLSAVLPDVRLCGFPDRSRRRLDGGLVGVLAYDAVYDLFLSELDYDRPETRVPDAAFVLSDSTLVFDQCTDSLELVFTPVVRPDEDANALYTALRSEATRVTRQLRTADDIETGGVERVDSCAGSKTTYERAVRKAKEHVLDGDIYQGVISRRRDVSGEIDPLGLYSALREINPSPYMYVLDRGDSTIVGASPETLVSVQHETVAMYPLAGTCDRGDSPVEDRRLAGEMLADEKERAEHTMLVDLARNDVRRVSKPGSVSVEEFMNVFKYSHVQHIESTVTGTLAEDANAFDATRAAFPAGTLTGAPKIRAMELIDALESQPRGVYGGGLGYYSWNGDADLAIVIRTATIEQAGNDTGASEDRITVQAGAGIVADSDPTAEYEETEQKMNGVLTALEAIEAETTESRQPEREPPR
- a CDS encoding phosphoribosylanthranilate isomerase, whose protein sequence is MTTTNSRTRVKICGLTTATDRDLAVTAGADAVGFINDVPVETPREISAETAATLVETTPPFVSTVLVTMPEDVSDALEQIDRIGPDAVQVHGLPPSAVAALGDETDVSMIAAVTATESPDYDPVADALVVDSLDDVGAGGTGETHDWERARDRVEALDSPVVLAGGLTPDNVGDAIETVAPYGVDVASGVERGSGRKDPAAVWSFLERVRTRTDRPKPTDPKT
- the trpD gene encoding anthranilate phosphoribosyltransferase; protein product: MNTYIERVTDGEDLTQKEARSVASAVFEDATATQIGALLAGLRSKGETEAEIAGFAEGMRGVAHTISPDRTPLVDTCGTGGDDHDTINVSTTSAIVAGGAGVPVAKHGNYSVSSSSGSTDVLEALCVPAAAEPATVERLIEDHGIGFMHAPVFHPAMKAVIGPRRELGMRTIFNVLGPLTNPAGADAQVVGVYDPELVGTLAHALTRLPVERALVVHGPGLDEIAIHGKTRVAEVTGEETEEYTLTPGDIGLDRAPIERVAGGTPEENAELLREIVTGERTGPKRDIVLANAGAAIYVSGEADSIEAGVHRAREAIESGSAQSVLEELRSVSVAQ